One window from the genome of Lutra lutra chromosome X, mLutLut1.2, whole genome shotgun sequence encodes:
- the LOC125091795 gene encoding ferritin heavy chain-like, translating to MATPQLSQVRQNYHPDCEAAVNSQISLELYASYVYLSMAFYFDRDDVALKHFARFFLRQSREETQRAEKLMELQNQRGGHIRLRDIKKPDRDDWEGGLKAMECALHLEKSVNQSLLDLHQLATDKNDAQLCDFLESHYLHEQVEAIKELGGYVTDLRKMWAPEDGLVEYLFDKLTLGDSDKKN from the coding sequence ATGGCCACCCCGCAGCTCTCCCAAGTGCGCCAGAACTACCACCCCGACTGCGAGGCCGCCGTCAACAGCCAGATCAGCCTGGAGCTCTACGCCTCCTACGTGTACCTGTCCATGGCCTTCTACTTCGACCGCGACGACGTGGCCTTGAAGCACTTCGCCCGCTTCTTCCTGCGCCAGTCCCGCGAGGAGACCCAGCGTGCCGAGAAGCTCATGGAGCTGCAGAACCAGCGCGGGGGCCACATCCGCCTCCGCGACATCAAGAAGCCGGACCGCGACGACTGGGAGGGCGGCCTGAAGGCCATGGAGTGCGCCCTGCACCTGGAGAAGAGCGTGAACCAGAGCCTGCTCGACCTGCACCAGCTGGCCACCGACAAGAACGACGCCCAGCTCTGCGACTTCCTGGAGAGCCACTACCTGCACGAACAAGTCGAGGCCATCAAAGAGTTGGGGGGCTATGTCACCGACCTGCGCAAGATGTGGGCTCCGGAAGACGGCCTGGTAGAGTACCTGTTTGACAAGCTCACCCTGGGTGACAGCGACAAAAAGAACTGA